Proteins encoded together in one Spodoptera frugiperda isolate SF20-4 chromosome 15, AGI-APGP_CSIRO_Sfru_2.0, whole genome shotgun sequence window:
- the LOC126911464 gene encoding uncharacterized protein LOC126911464, producing MKKQEKTTPTPTFEPVVIKASGEAKDDAERQTKTETLSDPLHQDSPSIKSVVRKIRYNEYKKRCVLINTINKYKKTIERQRKTIQRLNKKLQVQESRDRHSEINISKFVKQGNNRVSSSSIMSGHKSYVEEVHQFYNDDANSSISASKKEFVTKNKLKMQKRYLNAPLNTLYQKFISQVGKKISYSTFCKLRPFWTVFPKPTNRDTCLCSRHLNMELLLQGLHRACIVNVRTCEQLLSKLCCDSRNLDCLNRSCNTCSSNHLEYFNVSENNVSFYEWRKTMKEITLKNGTKKKQQLTEKLKTTMNIKTAITKFEADLIAFFNHVHKINFQYIGIKTLKNNLPVQEALLHVDFSENYALKFAEEVQAFHFGGSRQQVSLHTSVAYTHNFTSGVVTPMSYCTVSDCLRHDAPAIWAHLVPLIQYVIEINPLIETLHFLSDSPSSQYRNKYMFFVISQICQDFHQIKKITWNYSEAGHGKGAPDGVGAVLKRTADRMTLFGKDIGTYDQFCDILMQNIDNIIIKKVDEKEIIAKERLIPKTLKPFKGTLSVYQVLWDSSVPMTVLRQLSCFDCNADMKCIHGYDLGNVPNYSHGNIENIDPNYVAPLSKSVNSKQGTQNPNKRIVILSDIKIKQSNSLYIGDYEDQNQNFNTNP from the coding sequence AtgaaaaaacaagaaaaaacgaCGCCTACGCCGACATTTGAACCTGTTGTAATAAAAGCTTCAGGAGAGGCTAAAGACGACGCGGAAAGGCAGACTAAGACTGAAACGTTAAGCGATCCATTACATCAAGATTCTCCTTCTATAAAATCCGTAGTAAGAAAAATACGCTATAATGAGTATAAAAAGAGATGTGTATTGATaaatactattaataaatataaaaagaccATTGAAAGGCAACGAAAAACAATACAAAGATTAAATAAGAAACTTCAGGTGCAAGAAAGTAGGGATAGACATAGTGAAATAAATATCTCCAAGTTCGTAAAACAAGGTAACAACAGAGTATCATCCTCAAGCATAATGTCAGGTCATAAATCATATGTAGAAGAAGTTCATCAATTTTACAACGATGATGCTAATAGTTCTATAAGTGCTAGTAAAAAAGAGTTtgtgacaaaaaataaacttaagatGCAGAAACGGTATCTGAATGCCCCACTAAATACACTGTATCAAAAGTTTATATCTCAAGtaggtaaaaaaataagttactcAACCTTCTGTAAGCTTCGACCCTTTTGGACAGTTTTCCCTAAACCTACCAATAGGGATACTTGTCTCTGTTCTCGACATCTTAATATGGAGTTACTTCTACAAGGTTTGCATAGAGCTTGTATAGTAAATGTAAGAACTTGTGAGCAATTACTATCTAAACTGTGTTGCGACTCTAGGAATTTGGATTGTTTAAATAGAAGTTGTAATACTTGTTCGTCAAATCATCtcgaatattttaatgtttctgaGAATAATGTATCATTTTACGAATGGCGGAAAACAATGAAAGAAATTACACTAAAAAATGGAACTAAGAAAAAACAACAGTTGACtgaaaaattaaagactactatgaatattaaaacaGCAATAACCAAATTTGAAGCAGATTTGATAGCATTCTTTAATCATGTccacaaaattaattttcaatatattGGCATTAAAACTCTTAAAAACAATTTACCGGTTCAAGAAGCATTACTACATGTAGATTTTTCTGAAAATTATGCTCTAAAATTTGCCGAAGAAGTCCAAGCTTTCCATTTCGGTGGTAGTCGCCAACAAGTGTCTTTACACACGTCTGTGGCGTACACACACAATTTTACTTCCGGTGTTGTTACTCCTATGTCTTATTGCACAGTTAGTGATTGCTTGCGGCATGACGCTCCTGCTATTTGGGCTCACTTGGTGCCCCTAATTCAGTacgttattgaaattaatcctTTAATTGAAACCCTACATTTCTTATCTGATTCGCCATCATCACAATATCGAAATAAGtatatgttttttgtaatatcaCAAATTTGCCAAGATTttcatcaaattaaaaaaattacttggAATTATTCTGAAGCGGGACACGGAAAGGGTGCCCCTGATGGGGTAGGAGCAGTTCTTAAAAGGACTGCTGACCGAATGACTCTTTTTGGTAAAGATATTGGTACTTATGATCAATTCTGTgatatattaatgcaaaatattgataatattattattaagaagGTAGATGAAAAGGAAATTATAGCTAAAGAAAGATTAattccaaaaacattaaaacccTTCAAGGGCACTCTTTCCGTGTACCAGGTCTTATGGGATTCAAGTGTTCCAATGACAGTTCTTAGACAACTCAGCTGTTTTGATTGTAATGCGGATATGAAATGTATCCATGGATATGATTTAGGAAATGTACCAAATTATAGCCATGGAAATATTGAAAACATTGATCCTAATTATGTTGCTCCATTGTCTAAATCGGTAAATAGTAAACAAGGGACCCAAAATCCAAATAAAAGAATAGTTATTCTTTccgatattaaaatcaaacaaagcAACTCTCTTTATATTGGTGATTATGAAGACCAAAACCAAAATTTTAACACTAATCCATAA
- the LOC118274060 gene encoding protein adenylyltransferase Fic: MLFIGRPHETEDMKCGCKLKINTKMIVDRCKTVVILSSVVCTLAVVISLHKLLNHEAKFAKPFAPIPDGLYGNYLEPIPEETPSPPPRKPYDKTRDAEAVVSLNAALEMKKVGKDDKALKLFQHAFALSPKHADILNHYGEFLEDTKKDIVRADQLYTLALTNYPEHTGALENRQRTASIVENLDREMLRKIDEKRDALSSIPESNSALRRAKKEAYFQHIYHTVAIEGNTMTLQQTRSVLETRVAVSGKSIDEHNEILGLDAAMKYINATLLYRLRAITMGDILEIHKRVLGHVDPIEGGQFRRTQVYVGGHIPPGPSEIQRLMIQFLEWLNSEDALDLHPVRYAALAHYKLVHIHPFIDGNGRTSRLLMNLLLMQAGYPPVIIAKQHRHLYYQHLQTANEGDVRPFVRFIAQSTERTLNLYLWATSEYSHMVPAIGEPHILTGEGFEEDTF, encoded by the exons ATGTTGTTTATAGGTAGGCCTCACGAAACTGAAGACATGAAGTGTGGttgcaaattaaaaattaacacaaaaatgaTCGTAGATAGATGTAAAACTGTGGTAATCTTGTCGAGCGTGGTGTGTACCTTAGCCGTTGTTATATCGCTGCACAAATTGTTAAACCATGAAGCAAAATTCGCGAAACCATTTGCACCCATACCAGATGGCTTGTATGGAAACTATTTGGAACCTATTCCCGAAGAAACTCCGAGTCCGCCCCCTCGGAAACCGTATGACAAGACTCGCGATGCAGAAGCAGTCGTTTCGTTAAATGCCGCGTTGGAAATGAAGAAGGTTGGTAAAGATGACAAAGCATTGAAATTGTTCCAACATGCATTTGCACTGTCACCGAAACATGCAGACATTTTGAATCACTACGGAGAGTTTCTGGAAGACACCAAGAAGGATATAGTGAGAGCAGATCAGCTTTACACATTAGCTTTAACAAATTATCCTGAGCACACTGGAGCGTTGGAGAACAGACAGAGGACGGCCAGCATAGTGGAGAACTTGGACAGAGAGATGTTGCGGAAGATTGACGAGAAGAGGGATGCACTGTCATCCATACCAGAAAGTAACTCAGCTTTACGGAGAGCTAAGAAAGAGGCTTACTTCCAGCATATATACCACACTGTGGCCATTGAAGGCAACACCATGACATTACAACAGACAAGAAGTGTCTTAGAAACCAGAGTAGCTGTCTCTGGAAAGAGTATAGATGAGCACAATGAAATCCTAGGTCTAGATGCAGCAATGAAGTACATTAATGCGACATTGTTGTACCGTTTACGAGCAATCACAATGGGTGACATTTTAGAGATACATAAAAGAGTGTTGGGTCATGTTGACCCCATAGAAGGAGGTCAGTTTAGGAGGACACAGGTGTATGTTGGAGGCCACATTCCTCCTGGACCCTCGGAAATACAGAGGCTTATGATTCAGTTCCTAGAATGGTTGAATTCTGAAGATGCTTTAGACTTGCATCCTGTGAG ATATGCAGCCCTAGCTCACTACAAATTAGTCCACATTCATCCGTTCATCGATGGCAATGGCCGCACATCTCGACTACTCATGAACCTGCTACTGATGCAGGCTGGATACCCACCTGTGATAATTGCTAAGCAGCATAGACACCTATACTATCAGCATTTACAAACTGCCAATGAAGGAGATGTCCGACCTTTTGTTAG GTTCATAGCGCAATCTACAGAACGAACTCTGAACTTGTATCTATGGGCGACGAGTGAATACTCTCACATGGTGCCCGCTATTGGGGAGCCGCACATACTTACAGGCGAAGGGTTCGAAGAAGACACGTTCTAA